Proteins encoded by one window of Blautia argi:
- a CDS encoding sensor histidine kinase: MGTKLKNYKKQILGGFLLFGWLMTPTLLILAMEFWNYGYHEFWKYAWTKDQSAEFRMASTVLAALAAVSLLLLLALSFLYWKKCAAKEQIKESRVDRVPTELAVLVVLLSAWQLGVMFADAVCYPGADLYFSGMVLISVKSIVLAVLKIVGVSLVFYTGILLLYRKIRLKITKQTSAIWRGMKTYKEKTPWETQLQNKKRGYVFLVGLVCVQGIFYTVLPIYQYGFVYAMRSSSPLLTVLLGGSSLLLAGITIRTWRKGGIFRDMGKLAEQIALMSEGESIPEELRLSEKSFFHETDRQLAGVSDSMAKSVEKQLQAERLKVDLITNMSHDLKTPLTSMIGYTDLLKKEELNDTARDYVDVIALKQEQLRDMIQDVFDLSKATSNAEQLNMERLDMVKLFEQILADMEDRIQEEKREIRTDFPEEGLYFMGDNGKMYRVVQNLLENALKYSLPDTRIYISVKQQGNQAQAVMKNIAGYEMNFSPEEIMERFVRGDAARTTKGHGLGLAIASSYVKNMGGSLNIEIDGDLFKIIMEFPCTET, encoded by the coding sequence TTGGGTACAAAATTGAAAAATTATAAGAAACAGATTCTGGGAGGCTTTTTGCTTTTTGGGTGGCTGATGACTCCGACGCTTTTGATACTGGCGATGGAATTTTGGAATTATGGGTATCATGAGTTTTGGAAATACGCATGGACCAAAGACCAAAGTGCAGAGTTCAGAATGGCTTCTACTGTTTTAGCGGCGCTTGCAGCCGTGTCGCTTCTGCTTCTTCTGGCACTCTCTTTTTTATACTGGAAGAAATGTGCTGCCAAAGAACAGATAAAAGAAAGTCGGGTGGACAGGGTTCCCACAGAACTGGCAGTTCTGGTTGTTTTGCTGAGCGCCTGGCAGTTGGGGGTGATGTTTGCAGACGCAGTCTGTTATCCGGGGGCAGACCTGTATTTTTCCGGTATGGTTTTGATAAGTGTAAAATCCATTGTTCTGGCTGTGTTGAAAATCGTGGGAGTCAGTCTTGTCTTTTATACAGGAATTCTTTTGCTATACCGGAAAATCCGTCTGAAAATCACAAAGCAGACCAGTGCAATCTGGAGAGGAATGAAAACCTACAAAGAGAAAACACCCTGGGAAACACAGCTTCAGAATAAGAAAAGAGGATATGTTTTTCTGGTGGGACTTGTCTGTGTACAGGGGATTTTTTATACAGTGCTTCCAATATATCAATATGGTTTTGTGTATGCAATGAGAAGTTCCTCACCGCTTCTGACTGTCTTACTGGGAGGGAGCAGCCTTTTGCTGGCAGGAATCACAATCCGAACCTGGAGAAAAGGCGGTATATTCCGGGATATGGGCAAGCTGGCAGAGCAGATTGCCCTGATGTCAGAGGGAGAGTCCATACCGGAAGAATTGCGGCTTTCAGAAAAATCGTTTTTCCATGAAACAGACAGACAGCTTGCAGGGGTCAGTGATTCCATGGCAAAAAGTGTGGAAAAACAGCTTCAGGCAGAGCGTTTGAAGGTGGACTTAATTACTAACATGTCCCATGATTTAAAGACTCCGCTGACGTCCATGATAGGGTATACGGATTTGCTGAAAAAAGAAGAATTAAACGATACTGCCAGAGATTATGTTGACGTCATTGCTTTAAAACAGGAACAGCTTCGGGATATGATACAGGACGTGTTTGATTTGTCTAAGGCAACCAGCAATGCAGAGCAGCTGAACATGGAGCGTCTGGACATGGTGAAGCTGTTTGAACAGATACTGGCAGATATGGAAGACCGGATACAGGAAGAAAAACGGGAAATCCGTACAGATTTTCCAGAGGAAGGTCTGTATTTTATGGGAGATAACGGGAAGATGTACCGCGTGGTTCAGAATCTCCTGGAAAATGCTTTGAAATATTCCCTTCCTGATACCAGAATTTATATTTCTGTAAAGCAGCAGGGAAATCAGGCACAGGCAGTGATGAAAAATATTGCAGGGTATGAAATGAATTTCTCGCCTGAGGAGATTATGGAGCGATTTGTCCGGGGAGATGCGGCAAGGACAACAAAGGGACATGGACTGGGGCTTGCCATTGCCTCCAGCTATGTGAAAAATATGGGGGGAAGTCTGAACATAGAGATAGACGGAGATCTGTTTAAGATTATTATGGAATTTCCGTGTACAGAAACATGA
- a CDS encoding YccF domain-containing protein codes for MGCLGNFLWFLFGGAVSGLSWAFMGCLWCITIVGIPVGMQCFKFASLSFFPFGKDVQYGGGAGSFLLNIIWLLITGLPMALEHLLLGVGLCMTIVGIPFGLQQFKLAKLALLPFGAEVC; via the coding sequence ATGGGTTGTCTGGGAAATTTTCTGTGGTTTTTGTTCGGAGGAGCAGTCAGCGGATTAAGCTGGGCATTTATGGGGTGTCTGTGGTGCATAACCATTGTGGGGATTCCTGTGGGTATGCAGTGTTTTAAATTTGCGTCCCTTAGTTTTTTCCCTTTTGGGAAGGACGTGCAGTATGGGGGAGGCGCAGGTTCCTTTCTTTTGAATATCATCTGGCTTCTGATTACCGGTCTGCCTATGGCATTGGAACATCTGCTGTTGGGAGTGGGGCTGTGTATGACTATTGTGGGAATCCCTTTCGGTTTGCAGCAGTTTAAGCTTGCTAAGTTGGCGTTGCTGCCGTTTGGAGCGGAGGTGTGTTAA
- a CDS encoding tRNA dihydrouridine synthase → MKYYFAPMEGITGYIYRSVHHEFFPGMEKYFTPFLSPGPKKALTDREIRDILPEHNRGMTVVPQILTNRSEDFTRTAHVLKDYGYQEVNLNLGCPSGTVTAKKKGAGFLEYTEELNVFLDGIFQNSCMEISVKTRIGKEDPEEFEQLLKIYNQYPIKELIIHPRVQTDYYRNTPNREVFAEAVENSKNPVCYNGDLFSLSDCRTFAQEFPKVDTCMLGRGLLVNPALVRELQTGEALEKQELRRFHDALCQAYGEVMSGDRNVLFKMKELWFYMGNLFEDNKKQMKKIKKAQRLSDYRDAVDELFAKCEFNAQGSFQ, encoded by the coding sequence ATGAAGTATTATTTCGCCCCCATGGAGGGCATTACAGGATATATTTACCGGAGCGTACATCACGAATTCTTTCCGGGCATGGAAAAATATTTTACCCCTTTTCTTTCTCCGGGGCCAAAGAAGGCGCTGACGGACCGGGAGATTCGAGATATTTTGCCTGAGCACAACCGGGGAATGACCGTGGTTCCCCAGATTCTCACCAACCGGTCAGAGGACTTTACCCGCACAGCTCATGTGCTGAAGGATTATGGTTATCAGGAAGTAAATCTGAATCTGGGCTGTCCTTCCGGCACAGTAACGGCAAAGAAAAAGGGCGCGGGATTTTTGGAATACACAGAGGAGCTGAATGTTTTTCTGGACGGGATTTTTCAGAATTCCTGTATGGAAATTTCCGTAAAAACCAGAATCGGGAAAGAAGACCCCGAGGAATTTGAACAGCTTTTAAAGATTTATAATCAGTATCCCATAAAAGAACTGATTATCCACCCAAGAGTGCAGACAGATTATTACCGGAATACGCCTAACCGGGAGGTGTTTGCAGAGGCAGTAGAGAACAGCAAAAATCCGGTGTGTTATAATGGAGATTTATTCAGTCTTTCAGACTGCCGGACATTTGCACAGGAGTTTCCCAAGGTGGATACCTGTATGCTGGGCAGGGGGCTTTTGGTCAACCCGGCGCTGGTAAGGGAGCTGCAGACAGGAGAAGCGCTTGAAAAGCAGGAACTTCGCAGGTTTCACGATGCCTTGTGCCAGGCATACGGGGAAGTCATGAGCGGCGACCGGAATGTGCTGTTTAAGATGAAGGAGCTTTGGTTTTATATGGGGAATCTGTTTGAGGATAACAAAAAGCAGATGAAAAAAATAAAAAAGGCGCAGCGGCTTTCAGATTACAGGGACGCAGTCGACGAGCTTTTTGCAAAGTGTGAATTTAACGCTCAGGGAAGTTTTCAATAA
- a CDS encoding UDP-N-acetylmuramoyl-L-alanyl-D-glutamate--2,6-diaminopimelate ligase, with translation MMKKLTDLLEHVEYKCLQGTTDKEITGVVYDSRKAEPGCLFLCIKGAVSDGHSYAASVAEKGAAVLVVQDPVDVPKEVTVLQVKDSRYAMACIAAAWFDYPAKKLKTIGITGTKGKTTTTYLVKSILENAGHKTGLIGTIETIIGDIRIPSANTTPESYLVQEYFAKMAEAGCDSVVMEVSSQGLMLHRTAGFVFDIGIFTNIEPDHIGPNEHKDFADYLHCKSLLFKQCKVGIFNGDDPHVEEVLEGHTCEVETFGFSQNADLRAENTRLVTGKGTLGIAYDLKGLLDFPVEIDLPGKFSVYNSLTAIAVCRHFGVSKEDIQKALKAAKVKGRIEMVKVSEDFTLMIDYAHNAMSLESLLVTLKEYKPNRLVCLFGCGGNRSKLRRYEMGEVSGKLADLTIITSDNPRDEEPQEIINDIKVGIGKTEGQYVEIIDRKEAIAYAIHHGQPGDIVVLAGKGHEDYQEIKGKKYPMDERVLIQEILEEDKKNS, from the coding sequence ATGATGAAAAAATTGACAGATTTACTGGAGCATGTGGAGTATAAATGCCTCCAGGGTACCACAGATAAAGAAATTACCGGCGTGGTCTACGATTCCAGAAAAGCAGAGCCGGGGTGTCTGTTTTTATGTATCAAGGGTGCAGTTTCTGACGGACACAGCTATGCAGCTTCTGTTGCAGAGAAAGGCGCCGCAGTGCTGGTAGTTCAGGATCCGGTAGACGTACCAAAAGAGGTAACCGTGCTGCAGGTAAAAGACAGCCGTTACGCCATGGCATGTATTGCGGCAGCCTGGTTTGACTATCCGGCAAAGAAGCTGAAAACCATAGGAATTACAGGGACAAAGGGAAAGACGACTACCACTTACCTTGTGAAATCCATTCTGGAAAATGCAGGACACAAAACAGGACTTATTGGAACTATTGAAACCATTATCGGAGATATCAGGATTCCATCTGCCAATACCACACCGGAATCCTATCTGGTGCAGGAATATTTTGCAAAAATGGCAGAAGCGGGCTGCGACAGTGTAGTTATGGAGGTTTCTTCTCAGGGTCTGATGCTCCACCGCACCGCAGGCTTTGTCTTTGATATTGGTATTTTTACAAACATTGAGCCAGACCATATCGGTCCCAATGAGCATAAGGATTTTGCAGACTATCTGCACTGCAAATCTCTTTTGTTTAAACAGTGCAAAGTGGGCATTTTTAATGGCGATGACCCCCATGTAGAGGAAGTTTTAGAGGGACATACCTGTGAGGTGGAAACCTTCGGCTTTTCCCAAAATGCAGATTTGCGGGCAGAAAACACCAGACTGGTGACAGGAAAGGGAACCCTTGGCATTGCCTATGACTTAAAAGGGCTTCTGGACTTCCCCGTGGAAATTGATTTGCCGGGTAAATTCAGCGTATACAATTCTCTGACTGCCATTGCGGTATGCCGTCACTTTGGTGTTTCAAAAGAAGATATTCAGAAGGCGCTGAAGGCTGCAAAGGTAAAAGGCAGAATTGAAATGGTAAAGGTATCAGAGGATTTCACCCTGATGATTGACTACGCGCACAATGCCATGAGCCTGGAAAGTCTTCTGGTGACTTTAAAGGAATACAAACCAAACCGTCTGGTATGTCTTTTTGGCTGCGGCGGAAACCGTTCAAAATTACGCAGATACGAAATGGGAGAGGTTTCCGGCAAGCTGGCAGATTTAACCATTATTACCTCAGACAATCCAAGGGACGAAGAGCCTCAGGAAATCATCAATGATATCAAAGTGGGTATTGGTAAAACAGAAGGACAGTATGTGGAAATCATTGACCGCAAGGAAGCCATTGCTTATGCCATTCATCACGGACAGCCGGGGGACATTGTGGTTCTGGCAGGAAAGGGGCATGAGGACTATCAGGAAATCAAAGGGAAGAAATATCCCATGGACGAGCGTGTATTGATTCAGGAAATTCTGGAAGAAGATAAAAAGAATTCATGA
- the priA gene encoding replication restart helicase PriA — MSRVYADVIVDISQEKLDKTFQYEVPEALQKQAEIGKQVRISFGNGKRELTGYIVGLSGEAKIAPERIKPILKVEEKGMEIESRLISLAAWIAREYGSTMNQALKTVLPVKAKERTKEKRYLCLREKEETCAELLEEYKRKHYKAKERLLQALLENETLEYSDVTGRLKITASVIRSFREQGLVQVIRERDYRNPVAKRGEVQEVSPLKLTPLQEQVCEEIFQEWETPNPRPCLIKGVTGSGKTEVYMKLISHVLEQGQQVIVLIPEIALTYQNVSRFYRRFGNCVALINSRLSKGERFDQLEQAKKGEVSIVIGPRSALFTPFPNLGLILIDEEHEDSYKSEKTPCYHARETAICRGEMEGARVVLGSASPSVESYYKGKTGEYRLLYLEERYGASQLPEVSVVDLKEELKTGNRSVFSSLLTEKIRERLMKKEQVMLFLNRRGYTGFVSCRSCGHVMKCPHCDVSLTSHRNGKLICHYCGYETRDVKRCPICGSPYIGGFKAGTQQIEALVQKSFPGARVLRMDADTTKRKDDHERILAAFAKGEADILIGTQMIVKGHDFPNVTLVGVLAADLSLCSEDYRAAEKTFQLLLQAVGRAGRGNRPGEAVIQTYHPEHYSIQAAKSQNYEEFYEKEIQYRMLMEYPPAAAMAAIRGACENEELLKEAMSYCRKYLERIYPKEDLILIGPAPETVAKVQDSYKMVLYMRHKSRPALVRLKDALERYIAVNKGFQSIYIQFDFNV; from the coding sequence ATGAGCAGAGTTTATGCAGATGTTATTGTAGATATTTCACAGGAAAAACTGGATAAAACCTTTCAGTATGAAGTGCCGGAGGCTTTGCAGAAGCAGGCAGAGATTGGCAAACAGGTGCGGATTTCTTTTGGAAACGGGAAGCGGGAACTAACTGGATATATTGTAGGGCTTTCCGGGGAGGCAAAAATTGCTCCGGAGAGAATTAAGCCCATTCTGAAAGTGGAGGAAAAGGGCATGGAAATTGAATCCCGTCTGATTTCCCTTGCCGCCTGGATTGCCAGAGAATATGGTTCCACCATGAACCAGGCGTTAAAGACTGTCCTTCCCGTAAAAGCGAAGGAAAGGACAAAGGAGAAACGGTATCTCTGTCTGCGGGAAAAAGAAGAAACCTGTGCAGAGCTTTTAGAGGAATACAAAAGAAAGCATTATAAGGCAAAGGAACGGCTTTTGCAGGCGCTGCTGGAAAACGAAACACTGGAATACAGCGATGTTACGGGAAGATTGAAAATCACGGCTTCGGTTATCCGCAGCTTCCGGGAACAGGGGTTGGTACAGGTGATAAGGGAGCGGGATTATCGAAATCCGGTTGCCAAAAGAGGAGAAGTTCAGGAGGTGTCGCCTTTAAAACTGACGCCTTTGCAGGAACAGGTCTGTGAGGAGATTTTTCAGGAATGGGAAACTCCAAATCCCCGCCCCTGTCTGATTAAAGGAGTGACAGGAAGTGGGAAAACAGAGGTTTATATGAAGCTGATTTCCCATGTGTTAGAGCAGGGGCAGCAGGTGATTGTACTGATTCCGGAAATTGCATTGACCTACCAGAACGTATCCCGGTTTTATCGGCGTTTTGGAAACTGTGTGGCTCTTATTAATTCCCGTCTTTCCAAAGGAGAGCGCTTTGACCAGCTGGAACAGGCAAAAAAGGGAGAGGTTTCCATTGTCATCGGTCCCCGTTCCGCATTATTTACCCCTTTTCCCAACCTGGGACTGATTCTCATAGACGAGGAACATGAAGATTCTTATAAAAGCGAAAAGACGCCCTGTTATCATGCCAGAGAAACGGCAATCTGCCGGGGAGAAATGGAAGGCGCCAGGGTGGTGCTTGGCTCCGCTTCTCCCAGTGTGGAAAGCTATTATAAGGGGAAAACAGGGGAATACAGACTGTTGTATCTGGAAGAGAGATATGGAGCAAGTCAGCTTCCTGAGGTTTCTGTGGTGGATTTAAAGGAAGAGTTAAAAACAGGCAATCGTTCGGTCTTCAGCAGTCTGCTCACAGAGAAAATCCGGGAACGGCTGATGAAAAAAGAGCAGGTGATGCTGTTTTTAAACAGGAGAGGTTATACCGGGTTTGTGAGTTGCCGCTCCTGCGGTCATGTGATGAAATGCCCCCACTGTGATGTTTCCTTAACCTCCCACAGAAACGGGAAGCTCATCTGCCACTATTGCGGCTATGAAACCCGTGACGTAAAGCGTTGTCCCATATGCGGCTCGCCCTATATCGGCGGGTTTAAGGCAGGGACACAGCAGATAGAAGCTTTGGTGCAGAAAAGTTTTCCGGGCGCAAGAGTGCTTCGCATGGACGCGGATACCACAAAAAGAAAGGACGACCATGAGCGGATTCTGGCTGCTTTTGCAAAGGGAGAGGCAGATATTTTAATCGGGACCCAGATGATTGTAAAGGGACACGATTTTCCAAATGTCACCTTAGTGGGGGTTTTGGCAGCGGATTTGTCCCTGTGCAGCGAGGATTACCGGGCAGCGGAAAAGACCTTTCAGCTTCTTTTGCAGGCAGTGGGAAGAGCCGGGAGAGGAAATCGGCCGGGGGAGGCTGTGATTCAGACCTATCACCCGGAGCATTACAGCATTCAGGCGGCAAAGAGCCAGAATTATGAAGAATTTTATGAAAAGGAAATTCAGTACCGCATGCTTATGGAATATCCCCCGGCAGCGGCTATGGCTGCCATAAGAGGGGCATGTGAAAACGAGGAACTGTTAAAAGAGGCCATGTCCTATTGCAGGAAATATCTGGAACGGATTTATCCGAAGGAAGACTTGATTCTCATCGGCCCTGCCCCGGAAACTGTGGCAAAGGTACAGGATTCCTATAAAATGGTGCTTTATATGCGTCATAAAAGCCGACCGGCTTTAGTCAGGTTAAAAGACGCTCTGGAGCGGTATATTGCGGTAAATAAAGGCTTTCAGAGCATTTATATACAATTTGATTTTAATGTTTAA
- the def gene encoding peptide deformylase: protein MAIRKIRTQGDSILTKECRKVDKMTPKIRELIDDMFDTMYEAYGVGLAAPQVGILKQIVVIDTTGEDPLVLINPEILETSGSQTGDEGCLSVPGMSGTVTRPNVVKVKALDENMEEYILEGEELLARAICHETDHLHGRLYTELVEGELRRTSYEEDDE from the coding sequence ATGGCAATCAGAAAAATCAGAACACAAGGCGACAGTATTTTAACAAAAGAATGCAGAAAAGTAGACAAAATGACACCGAAAATCAGGGAACTTATTGACGATATGTTTGATACCATGTACGAGGCTTACGGTGTGGGTCTGGCAGCGCCCCAGGTAGGAATTCTAAAGCAGATTGTAGTCATTGATACCACAGGGGAAGACCCCCTTGTGCTGATTAATCCGGAAATCCTGGAAACTTCAGGTTCCCAGACAGGAGATGAGGGCTGTTTAAGCGTTCCGGGAATGTCCGGCACTGTGACACGCCCTAATGTAGTAAAGGTAAAAGCCCTGGACGAAAACATGGAGGAATATATTCTGGAAGGGGAGGAACTTCTGGCAAGAGCCATCTGCCATGAAACAGACCACCTTCACGGAAGACTGTATACAGAACTGGTAGAGGGCGAGCTTCGCCGCACAAGTTATGAGGAGGACGACGAATGA
- the fmt gene encoding methionyl-tRNA formyltransferase, with product MRVVFMGTPDFAVGTLEEIVKAGHEVVGVVTQPDKPKGRGKTLMPTPVKEAALKYEIPVFQPKKVREAEFVETLKELAPEVIVVAAFGQIITKEILEMPKYGCINVHASLLPAYRGAAPIQWAVINGDKESGVTIMQMDEGLDTGDMIEKVVVPLEKDETGGSLFDKLSMAGAKLCVEVLQKLEDGTAVREKQPKESTTPYASMIDKKMGNIDWTKSAKEIEQLIRGLNPWPSAYTKLQGKTLKIWSAQVRGETSEKQPGQLVKVEKDALLVQTGNGILAVKELQLEGRKRMDTSSFLRGFEVLEDEVLG from the coding sequence ATGAGAGTAGTTTTCATGGGAACTCCGGATTTTGCAGTGGGAACTCTGGAGGAAATCGTAAAAGCCGGACACGAGGTAGTCGGCGTGGTGACACAGCCGGATAAGCCAAAGGGCAGAGGCAAAACCCTGATGCCTACACCGGTAAAAGAGGCAGCATTAAAATATGAGATTCCCGTTTTTCAGCCAAAAAAGGTGCGGGAAGCAGAGTTTGTGGAAACCTTAAAAGAACTTGCGCCGGAAGTTATTGTAGTAGCTGCTTTTGGGCAGATTATCACAAAGGAAATCCTGGAAATGCCAAAATACGGCTGCATCAATGTCCATGCCTCCCTTTTGCCTGCCTACAGAGGGGCAGCGCCCATTCAGTGGGCGGTTATCAATGGAGATAAGGAATCCGGCGTAACCATTATGCAGATGGACGAGGGATTGGATACCGGAGATATGATTGAAAAAGTAGTGGTTCCCCTTGAAAAAGACGAAACAGGCGGCAGTCTTTTTGACAAATTAAGCATGGCAGGAGCAAAGCTCTGTGTAGAGGTTTTACAGAAGCTGGAGGACGGCACTGCAGTGAGAGAAAAACAGCCCAAGGAGAGCACTACTCCCTATGCATCTATGATTGACAAGAAAATGGGAAATATTGACTGGACAAAGTCTGCAAAGGAAATCGAACAGTTAATCCGTGGTCTGAATCCATGGCCCAGTGCTTACACAAAGCTGCAGGGAAAAACGCTGAAAATCTGGAGCGCCCAGGTAAGAGGGGAAACTTCCGAGAAACAGCCGGGGCAGCTTGTGAAAGTGGAAAAGGACGCCCTTCTTGTACAGACTGGAAACGGTATTCTGGCTGTAAAGGAGCTGCAGCTTGAGGGTAGAAAGCGTATGGATACCTCTTCCTTTTTGCGGGGCTTTGAGGTTTTGGAAGACGAGGTTTTAGGATAA
- the rsmB gene encoding 16S rRNA (cytosine(967)-C(5))-methyltransferase RsmB — MVNKVNLRELILGILLEISKGDRHSHLVIRSTLEKYQYLEKQERAFITRVCEGTLEYRLRLDYILNQYSTVPTGKMKPVIRELLRSSVYQMLYMDSVPDSAVCNEAVKLARKKGFYNLTGFVNGVLRKVAREYGSIRFPQKSQPVEYLSVMYSMPVWLVERFLAEYGFEKTEKMLEAFLEESPTTIRIREHLVEKQAVLESLEKQKVTVEKAPYVENAYYLKNYDYLPALEAFRMGSIQVQDVSSMLVAEVADPREGDYVIDLCAAPGGKSLCIADKLKGTGRVDARDISRTKTDLIRENAIRQNFLNVVVTEKDATELDYEALEKADILLADVPCSGLGVIGRKTDIKYNISQAGIQELAALQRKILEQASTYVKPGGTLIYSTCTITKEENLDNVQWFIENYPYELESLDPYLCEELRGETTKKGYLQLLPGVHRCDGFFLARLKRKTEWNR, encoded by the coding sequence ATGGTAAATAAAGTAAACTTAAGAGAACTGATTCTGGGAATTCTCCTGGAAATCAGTAAAGGGGACAGACACAGCCATCTGGTTATCCGCAGTACCCTGGAAAAGTACCAGTATCTGGAAAAGCAGGAGCGGGCTTTTATTACCAGAGTTTGCGAGGGAACACTGGAATATCGTCTGCGTCTGGACTATATTTTAAATCAGTATTCCACAGTTCCCACGGGAAAGATGAAGCCGGTTATCCGGGAATTGCTACGAAGCAGCGTGTACCAGATGCTGTACATGGACAGCGTACCGGACAGCGCGGTGTGCAACGAGGCAGTGAAGCTGGCAAGAAAGAAAGGCTTCTATAATCTCACCGGATTTGTAAACGGTGTGTTGAGAAAGGTTGCCAGAGAATACGGCAGTATCCGTTTTCCGCAAAAGAGCCAGCCCGTGGAATATCTGTCTGTGATGTATTCCATGCCGGTGTGGCTGGTGGAGCGGTTTCTGGCAGAATACGGTTTTGAGAAAACAGAGAAAATGCTGGAAGCTTTTTTAGAGGAAAGTCCCACTACCATTCGGATTCGGGAGCATCTGGTGGAGAAGCAGGCTGTACTGGAAAGCCTGGAAAAGCAAAAAGTAACCGTGGAGAAGGCGCCCTATGTAGAGAATGCCTATTATCTGAAAAATTACGACTATCTTCCGGCTCTGGAGGCCTTCCGCATGGGAAGCATTCAGGTACAGGACGTCAGTTCTATGCTGGTGGCAGAGGTGGCAGACCCCAGAGAAGGGGATTATGTCATAGACCTGTGTGCAGCGCCCGGGGGAAAGAGTTTATGTATTGCAGATAAATTAAAAGGAACCGGACGGGTAGACGCCAGAGATATCAGCAGGACGAAGACGGATTTGATTCGGGAAAATGCCATTCGCCAGAATTTTCTCAATGTGGTGGTGACAGAAAAGGACGCTACAGAGCTGGATTATGAGGCTTTGGAAAAGGCAGATATTCTGCTGGCAGACGTGCCCTGCTCCGGGCTGGGCGTGATTGGACGAAAGACGGATATTAAGTACAACATCAGTCAGGCAGGAATTCAGGAACTGGCAGCTTTGCAGCGGAAAATTCTGGAGCAGGCATCTACCTATGTGAAGCCGGGAGGCACTCTGATTTACAGCACCTGTACCATTACAAAAGAAGAGAATCTGGACAATGTACAGTGGTTTATTGAAAATTATCCCTATGAACTGGAGAGTCTGGACCCTTATCTTTGTGAGGAATTGCGAGGAGAAACGACGAAAAAAGGATATCTGCAGCTTCTTCCGGGAGTACACCGCTGCGACGGTTTCTTTCTTGCCAGATTAAAGAGGAAAACAGAATGGAACAGATAG
- the rlmN gene encoding 23S rRNA (adenine(2503)-C(2))-methyltransferase RlmN, which produces MEQIEIKSQNLKELKETVAVLGEKPFRAKQLYEWLHQKLAVSFDEMTNLSKAFREKLKETCVLTALEPLEVQTSKLDGTQKYLFALSDGNVVESVLMKYKHGNSVCISSQVGCKMGCRFCASTIGGWTRNLLPSEMLDQIYRIQQLSGERVSNVVVMGTGEPLDNYDNLLKFIRMLSDENGLHISQRNITVSTCGIVPRMYDLAEENLQITLAISLHASNQEKRAELMPIANKYSITEVLDACRNYFEKTGRRLTFEYSLVGGKNDSQEDAKELAELIRGLNCHVNLIPVNPIKERDFVQSEKKVIENFQNKLEKYQINVTIRREMGRDIDGACGQLRKSYIDKKEDS; this is translated from the coding sequence ATGGAACAGATAGAAATTAAATCACAAAATTTAAAGGAACTGAAGGAAACCGTAGCAGTCCTTGGAGAAAAGCCCTTCCGGGCAAAACAGCTCTACGAATGGCTGCATCAGAAGCTGGCAGTGAGCTTTGACGAAATGACAAACCTATCCAAAGCTTTCCGGGAAAAGCTGAAAGAAACGTGTGTGCTGACCGCACTGGAGCCTTTGGAGGTACAGACTTCAAAGCTGGATGGCACCCAGAAATATCTCTTTGCCCTGTCTGACGGCAATGTGGTGGAAAGCGTATTAATGAAATATAAACACGGAAACAGCGTGTGTATTTCTTCTCAGGTGGGCTGTAAAATGGGCTGCAGATTCTGCGCCTCCACCATTGGCGGCTGGACCAGGAATCTGCTGCCTTCGGAAATGCTGGATCAGATTTACCGGATACAGCAGCTTTCCGGGGAGCGGGTTTCCAATGTAGTGGTTATGGGAACCGGGGAACCTTTGGATAATTATGACAATCTTTTGAAATTTATCCGTATGCTGTCTGATGAAAACGGGCTGCACATCAGCCAGAGAAATATTACGGTGTCCACCTGCGGCATTGTTCCCCGTATGTATGATCTGGCAGAGGAAAATCTCCAGATTACCCTTGCCATTTCTCTCCATGCCTCCAATCAGGAAAAGAGGGCAGAGCTGATGCCCATTGCCAACAAGTATTCTATTACCGAGGTGCTGGACGCCTGCAGAAATTATTTTGAGAAAACAGGAAGAAGACTTACCTTTGAGTACAGTCTGGTAGGGGGGAAAAACGATTCCCAGGAGGACGCAAAAGAACTTGCAGAGCTGATTCGGGGACTGAACTGTCATGTAAATCTCATTCCCGTAAATCCCATAAAGGAGCGGGATTTTGTACAGTCCGAGAAAAAAGTTATAGAGAATTTTCAAAATAAACTTGAAAAATACCAAATAAATGTTACTATTAGAAGGGAAATGGGCAGAGATATTGACGGTGCCTGTGGACAACTAAGGAAAAGTTATATCGATAAGAAAGAGGACTCGTAA